In the genome of Arvicola amphibius chromosome 2, mArvAmp1.2, whole genome shotgun sequence, the window ATGAGGAAGGCTCAGCCCTCAGCCTCTGTACCTCAAGGCTTTTTAAACTGATAGAGACCATGCTTTGCTGTGGTGTTCTTAATGCAGACACTGAAGCTGATGCCTTTTCATCCTGGGTTAATCATACTTGCCTAATATAAATACATCATTATGTGCAACTCATAGTCACTATACATTACAgtttggaaattttcttttcatattataGACTTTCCAAATCACCTTTGGAATTAACTACTTATTGTTGGCAAGATCTGAGGATCTTATCTCCAGGGATTACAGAAGTAAAGAAGCCTGTTCATGAAACATTGCTTCATTTAAATTGCTTCCAAATATTTTAACTAGCTTATTGACTAAAATAGATGAACCCACACAGCTAATATGAATAGAAGAACTATTTTCCTAATTAAATGATCTAAAGGCCTTTGAAAACTCAAAAACACTGCCAAGCTGGAACATGCTGTCATTTGAAATTTAGTCCTTGGTGTACTTTTTTTCTAGCATTTACCTTTATGTATGAAAGTTTGTGGATGGTTTCAATTTCCTCTGATATtatacataaaaacagaaagaaagggttCTTAGTGTTCTTTATCTTGAAAATaatacactttatttttctttatagttggAAAAACTTCCATATTTGTAAGAGTATTTTTATGAAGATATTATTTCCTATTTCACtgttaaattttcttaaaattgttcACGGCAATTTAAATGGAAAGCATCCATTTTCTACAATTTTTATTGAATCAGATCTTTAGTAATCTATAATGTGATTTACATTAGTTTAAATATGATATGGCTGAAGTATTCTGTTCTCACTTTGTTATATAATAACTATATTGGATTCTATAAAATTTGTTCTGGTGGAACTCAATGCTGATTTAAAGTGTGAAAGGTgctaaaacacagaaaaatgtatgGCAGTGACAGAACTGGATGTTTCTCTGTGCTTATGATCTACTTCATTGTGACTTCATTAGTCTAAAGCTTCAAGTATGGCAACTGTAGATCTTCTATATCaggtaaaaatagaaatatttttcagtCATGGGGAAGGTTTGTTATTGCTGCTATCTGAAGGAAGTGAAGACTTCTTTTGGCCTTATCCACTATTAAATCATGTAAATGAGTTTTTCCTTGATTGCTTCTCATTGAAACATATTCCTTCATAGGTAACTGTTGTGAGCACTTAAATGTATTACAATACAcaatttctaatatatttttaacttatgTCCTAAATTTTGATCATGATGTACTCAGAGGCTATTCTTTGCACCCACAAGAATGATTGTAATAATTAATCACTAACAGAGATTCTCATGGATTCTTGAAACTGATATAATGACACAAGAACAACATCACCAATAGCTAATATTCATTTAGATGTCACAAGTAATGAGCAGAACTTGAAAaactcaaaactaaacaaagcacCCAAGGATGTGTAGATCCTTGAAGTAAGATAACGTAGGTAGTGAGTGATCTTGATACTAACACAAGCTCATGACGACAGAATTTACCACCatgctattctttctttctctctttttcaaagtGTATCTGGGGTTATTTCATAGATATCATGAATAATAAATCTACAGTCATTATTTACTGTCATTATCATATCccatttattaataattattaatattaatataacaaatataagcTTATAGATTGATTATGCAAAggtgaataaataaaactatgagAGCATTATGTAAAAAGATAGCTTTGAGCTAATGATGCTGGAAACAAATAAGCTGAAAAAACTCTTAAGTTCTGTTGTCTAATTTATTTAACATAGAAATTGCAATGGATTCacatttataatatgtatattaaatgATCCATAGTTATGCCTTACCATGCTAATTATAATGTATTTGGAGACTTGGACACTGAATTTCTACTTGGGAACCTCAGGAAGCAACACTATCCATCTTTTAGTTTCTGTGTCTCCTATTTAATCACCTATATTATTACAAGAGTACTGGAAAGAAAAGCCTCATCTGATATAGTAATCAATGACAGTTGTGGGTTAATTAATTTCACTTAAAATGATGTGGGACAATTGCAGTCCACTTAAATGTGAGATCCACTGATGAAATGAACAGAATTTTAGCTCCTGGTAGCTCTGACAAatgatcaaataaaataattgacaCAGGTGGTTCTGTGCAAAATAAGGTTAGCGTTATTAGATACAGTACAAAGAAAGTCttttgagaataaataaaagatatttgaaCAATAGAAgtcttttgaaatatatttagttACACTATAATAGTGTTGAGGGGATGATCCAGGACCATTCTTGTTTTGGGTGATGTACAGATCATATTATGACATTTTCTGCTAAGATATTACTAGCTAACTCACTGTGTATACTAGTTGATAGTCATAGGGTTTATTGACATCACTATTTTCTATTTATCTTAAAAGAGTAATGCTTCTTTAGCATTTTGTGATGTAATGTGTTTTTAATAACCAGTTTTACATTTTGAGAGAAATACTAATATGTGTAAAATTACTAGAGCACAACTATGGAGAATCCCCAAGAGGAACTCAGGAGATGGTTACTGAAGAAACACTGAAGTTCACCACTTAGAAGATGTTAATGAAGATGTGCCTTCTGGCAGAAAGGAAATAGGTCACAATGTCAGGTCCTGTTCTGCTGAGCTGATATCTCTGAAACAAATATAATAGTAGAGTAAATGGGACAGAAAAACAATGTTACAGAGTTTATCCTCCTGGGCCTCACTCAGGACCCTGTTGGCCAaaaagcattgtttgtcatgttTTTACTCATCTACATTGTGACAATGGGGGGCAACCTGCTCATTGTGGGGACAGTGATTGCCAGCCCCTCCTTGGACTctcccatgtacttctttctTGCCTTTCTGTCACTCACAGATGCTACTTATTCCACTGCCATCTTGCCCAAGTTGCTTAAAGACTTAGTTTGTGATAAAAAGACCATTTCCTTCACAGCTTGTCTAGTGCAGCTTTTTGTGGAGCACTTATTTGGTGGTGCTGAGGTCTTCATTTTGGTGATgatggcctatgatcgctatgCTGCCATCTGTAAGCCACTGCACTATTTAACCATCATGAATCGTCAGGTTTGTATTCTCTTGCTATTGGCATCTTGGGTTGGAGGATTTGCTCATGCTCTGCTTCAAGTGATCTCTGTGTATATACTTCCTTTCTGTGGACCCAATGTCATTGACCACTTTGCCTGTGACATGTACCCATTACTGGGACTTGCATGCACCGATACCTACTTTCTAGGCCTCACTGTAGTTGCCAATAATGGAGCAATGTCTGTAGTGGTCTTTATCCTTCTCCTTGTCTCCTATGGAATCATTTTAAACTCACTTAAGACTCACAGTCAGGAAGGGAGACACAAAGCTCTGTCCACCTGCAGTTCACACATCATGGTGGTTGTCCTCTTCTTTGTTCCttgcatttttatgtatgttaGACCTGTCTCTAATTTTCCTATTGATAAATTTATTACTGTATTTTATACAATTTTCACTCCTATGTTGAATCCTTTAATATATACCCTAAGAAACCTTGAGATGAAAACTTGTATGGTAAAGCTGTGGAATAAAATGTTCACTACAGGCACAAAATGAATTTCTCCTCACTGAACATACTTCTAACTGGAAATAAATTACATTCAGTAATTAATTTTAGCAGTTCGACTTTCAATGTTCTTTATTTGGACCAACATTTGTCATTGTGAGATCTTTGGTACTTTTGTGAATGCAATACCAAAAAAACCCTGGTAATTACTgcaattttagttttctttattgctaCTGAAGTTGATCATGTCTTTATGTTTATTGAGCATCCAACTTTTGCAATTCTAAAATTTgtaattctattattattttattgttgggTATAGCCTTTTATGAAAgtgggacccctggcagtgggaccaggatgtaTCCCTGGTGAATGAGCTCACTTTTTGGTCAGATTACTTGCTCAGCCTCAGTGCAGGGGTAGGGGCTTAATCCTATCTCAACTAAATGTACCAGAGTTTGTTGACTCTCTGtgggagaccttaccctttctgaggagtgggtggggttaGAGATGGAAGGGAGCATGTGGAGAAGAGGGATAGGGGAACC includes:
- the LOC119806461 gene encoding olfactory receptor 4A5-like, which encodes MGQKNNVTEFILLGLTQDPVGQKALFVMFLLIYIVTMGGNLLIVGTVIASPSLDSPMYFFLAFLSLTDATYSTAILPKLLKDLVCDKKTISFTACLVQLFVEHLFGGAEVFILVMMAYDRYAAICKPLHYLTIMNRQVCILLLLASWVGGFAHALLQVISVYILPFCGPNVIDHFACDMYPLLGLACTDTYFLGLTVVANNGAMSVVVFILLLVSYGIILNSLKTHSQEGRHKALSTCSSHIMVVVLFFVPCIFMYVRPVSNFPIDKFITVFYTIFTPMLNPLIYTLRNLEMKTCMVKLWNKMFTTGTK